One Pantoea eucalypti genomic region harbors:
- a CDS encoding DUF4225 domain-containing protein: MDAALLDMMRSGRNKHWAETTINLEARKLINTANHVSSAHLSNGMTQVKFVQEIRDLIEKEFAAARRAKSDEECVACIRNLRIEMENLQEQDRMLRMKAAKLYAKVEFVKENNKIVGYVISAVNVVMAGAEIATGLTLIGSMTPMGILAGAVLVIDGANGISKEFSNYVMGIKNTEGLVADAAMSSAQFMGFSPNSGLAVYKSVSLVANAYTVFGLFRRPGTWRLFRYMPSDYFRKVNTMSRAKLTMHIVGYGVTAKVIFDLISVKGAVQN, from the coding sequence ATGGATGCAGCATTGCTCGATATGATGCGCTCAGGCCGAAATAAGCACTGGGCTGAAACAACGATTAATCTTGAGGCCAGAAAGCTGATCAATACGGCTAATCATGTGTCCTCGGCCCATCTTTCAAATGGCATGACTCAGGTAAAGTTCGTTCAGGAGATTAGAGATCTCATTGAGAAGGAATTTGCCGCTGCACGACGTGCAAAATCTGACGAAGAGTGCGTGGCATGTATTAGAAATTTGCGGATAGAAATGGAAAACCTTCAGGAGCAGGACAGAATGCTGCGCATGAAAGCTGCGAAACTCTACGCCAAAGTGGAGTTTGTTAAGGAAAACAATAAAATCGTTGGGTATGTGATTTCTGCTGTAAATGTTGTTATGGCCGGTGCCGAAATAGCTACTGGCCTAACCCTTATAGGTTCTATGACGCCTATGGGTATTCTGGCCGGTGCAGTGCTGGTTATTGACGGCGCTAACGGCATAAGCAAAGAATTTTCGAACTACGTTATGGGTATAAAAAACACCGAAGGTTTAGTGGCTGATGCTGCCATGTCTTCCGCTCAATTTATGGGGTTCAGTCCAAACAGCGGGCTGGCAGTCTATAAATCAGTCTCGCTGGTCGCAAATGCTTATACCGTATTTGGCCTCTTCAGGCGCCCCGGAACCTGGCGTTTATTCAGATACATGCCATCCGATTATTTCCGAAAAGTTAACACAATGAGCCGCGCCAAACTCACAATGCACATAGTCGGTTATGGTGTTACGGCCAAAGTCATATTTGACCTTATATCTGTTAAGGGCGCTGTTCAGAATTAG
- the azuC gene encoding stress response protein AzuC: MKRIIKHVFRAYVETFKHVPPGAMY; the protein is encoded by the coding sequence ATGAAACGCATCATTAAACACGTGTTCCGCGCTTATGTTGAGACGTTCAAACACGTACCGCCGGGTGCCATGTACTAA
- the mntP gene encoding manganese efflux pump MntP, which yields MTFIATLILALGMSMDAFAAALGKGATLHRPGFKEALRTGLIFGSIEALTPLIGWALGLAASRYIMAWDHWVAFTLLAFLGGRMMMEGFRQTAVAEPCEAPQSHGFMVLATTAVATSLDALAVGVGLAFLQVNIITTALTIGAATTVMATTGVLVGRFIGPVLGKWAEVLGGVVLIAVGSTILLQHLGYTA from the coding sequence ATGACCTTTATTGCCACTTTAATTCTTGCGCTGGGTATGTCGATGGACGCGTTTGCCGCTGCGCTGGGCAAAGGTGCCACATTGCATCGTCCTGGTTTTAAAGAAGCGCTGCGTACCGGTCTGATCTTCGGCTCTATTGAAGCGCTGACCCCGCTGATTGGCTGGGCACTTGGCCTGGCGGCCAGTCGTTACATCATGGCGTGGGATCACTGGGTTGCCTTCACCCTGCTGGCCTTTCTGGGTGGCCGTATGATGATGGAGGGTTTTCGTCAGACAGCCGTCGCAGAACCTTGTGAAGCCCCGCAAAGTCATGGCTTTATGGTCCTGGCGACCACTGCCGTCGCGACCAGCCTGGATGCACTGGCGGTCGGCGTTGGTCTGGCCTTTTTACAGGTGAATATCATCACCACCGCGCTGACCATTGGTGCCGCCACCACAGTGATGGCGACGACCGGCGTATTAGTCGGACGCTTTATCGGTCCGGTACTGGGCAAATGGGCGGAAGTGCTGGGTGGCGTGGTGTTAATCGCCGTCGGCTCCACCATTCTGTTGCAGCATCTTGGCTACACCGCCTAG
- a CDS encoding PLP-dependent aminotransferase family protein, translated as MPKNESLTGPSPLSTLTLQRGASRGLSEQLRLLIEQAISEGRLQPGTRLPSCRDLAAQLGVARGTVRASYDMLVDGQFLQARGAAGTFVSPLPPLKPAGNDANCKSLHPDGIEEYEAPPLTFQMGIPASDAFPAKVWLRILQRQTRMQVSRPASYPDPRGSLALRQALVAYLAVARGLRCQADQIIITSGYAGAMGLIGLAMNFQGKKAWLEDPGFWVARRAVEALHVTPVAVPVDAEGLQVATGIARAPDAAFALVTPGQQAPLGMTMSLVRRHELLNWASREQRWIIEDDYLGELQPGNRAAPALAALDSEGRVLHIGTFSKTLTPQLRLGFMVVPPALTTRFGEVCALLSPASSGLLHNAVAEFLREGHFMRHLRRMKRVYHERLEQMIAALHPYFPDLQRAGLAVIVRLPAGTPDEAIAQQAVEWGMAPSPLSVWYQQAGQRGAGLVLGAAHLPREGYARSAERLKALVDAQAVSP; from the coding sequence GTGCCAAAAAATGAGAGTCTGACTGGCCCATCGCCGCTTTCTACGCTGACACTGCAACGCGGTGCATCACGGGGGCTCAGCGAGCAGCTGCGACTACTGATTGAACAGGCGATTAGTGAAGGGCGTTTACAGCCTGGTACGCGTTTACCTTCCTGCCGCGATCTGGCGGCGCAGCTCGGCGTGGCACGTGGCACCGTGCGTGCCAGCTATGACATGCTGGTTGATGGTCAGTTTCTGCAGGCCAGAGGCGCAGCAGGCACCTTCGTCAGTCCATTACCACCGTTAAAACCGGCCGGCAATGATGCCAACTGCAAGTCACTCCATCCTGATGGAATTGAAGAGTATGAAGCGCCACCGCTGACCTTTCAGATGGGCATTCCGGCCAGCGATGCGTTTCCGGCAAAAGTCTGGCTGCGCATCCTGCAGCGTCAGACGCGCATGCAGGTCAGCAGACCGGCGAGTTATCCCGATCCACGCGGCAGCTTAGCGCTGCGTCAGGCGCTGGTGGCCTACCTCGCGGTGGCACGCGGCCTGCGCTGTCAGGCGGATCAGATCATTATCACCAGCGGTTATGCGGGCGCGATGGGCCTGATTGGGCTGGCGATGAATTTTCAGGGCAAAAAGGCCTGGCTGGAGGACCCCGGATTCTGGGTGGCACGTCGCGCGGTTGAAGCGCTACACGTCACGCCGGTTGCCGTGCCGGTTGATGCCGAAGGGTTGCAGGTGGCGACCGGGATTGCCCGCGCGCCGGATGCCGCTTTCGCGCTGGTCACACCGGGACAGCAGGCGCCGCTGGGCATGACCATGAGCCTGGTACGCCGTCATGAATTGCTGAACTGGGCCAGCCGGGAGCAGCGCTGGATTATCGAAGATGATTATCTCGGCGAGCTTCAGCCCGGTAATCGCGCGGCTCCTGCACTTGCCGCGCTCGACAGTGAAGGGCGGGTTCTGCACATCGGCACCTTCAGCAAGACGCTGACGCCGCAACTGCGGCTCGGTTTTATGGTGGTTCCGCCGGCGCTGACGACCCGGTTCGGTGAGGTCTGCGCGTTGCTTTCGCCTGCATCCTCAGGATTGTTACACAACGCGGTGGCGGAGTTTCTGCGGGAAGGCCACTTTATGCGGCATCTGCGGCGCATGAAGCGCGTTTATCATGAGCGACTGGAGCAGATGATCGCGGCGCTCCATCCTTACTTTCCCGACCTGCAACGCGCCGGGCTGGCGGTGATTGTCCGCTTACCCGCCGGTACTCCGGATGAGGCCATTGCGCAGCAGGCGGTGGAGTGGGGCATGGCCCCCTCGCCGCTGTCGGTCTGGTATCAGCAGGCCGGGCAGCGCGGTGCGGGTCTGGTACTGGGTGCGGCACATCTGCCGCGTGAAGGTTACGCGCGCAGCGCTGAACGGCTAAAAGCGCTGGTCGATGCGCAGGCGGTCAGCCCCTGA
- a CDS encoding phosphoketolase produces the protein MSYSPASPEFTLLDRYWRAANYLSVGQIYLMDNPLLREPLRPEHIKPRLLGHWGTTPGLNFIYAHLNRVIRKQNLDMIYICGPGHGGPGMVANTWLEGSYSEIYPLISQDAAGMQRLFKQFSFPGGIPSHAAPETPGSINEGGELGYSLSHAFGAAFDNPDLLVPCVIGDGEAETGPLASSWHGIKFLNPERDGAVLPILHLNGYKIANPTLLGRSSDEDLHQLFSGYGYEPIFVCGHEPEKMHPLMAEALDNAFSKIAEYQREARSGNASTDVPRWPMIILRSPKGWTGPETVDGKKVENFWRAHQVPVAACREDEGHRQILETWMRSYQPDDLFDEQGRLKPELQALAPEGDKRMGASPYANGGLLRRELDAPGIAEFACDVSEPGAQMAQATEHLGRYLSVLFQRNRDNFRLFGPDETASNRLTPVFDVTSRTWLERIEPYDEQLARDGRVMEILSEHQCQGWLEGYLLTGRHGLFNCYEAFIHIVDSMFNQHAKWLKVTRKLGWRKPISSLNYLLSSHVWRQDHNGYSHQDPGFIDHVANKKADIVRIYLPPDANTLLWVGDHCLRTWDRINVIVAGKQPAPQWLDMASAVTHCEAGMGEWRWAGTTPAHDQPDVVMACAGDVPTMETMAAVDLLREMLPELRIRVVNVVDLLALQPEDQHPHGKSDAEFDALFTQDKPVIFAFHGYPTLIHRLTYSRTNHRNFHVRGFNEEGTTTTPFDMTVLNELDRYHLAQEAILRVPGLADAHPELLEDLQQRLAEHHRYVREHGEDLPEVQNWKWPSATAPGVPD, from the coding sequence ATGTCTTACTCCCCTGCGTCACCCGAATTTACCCTGCTCGACCGCTACTGGCGGGCGGCGAATTACCTCTCCGTCGGACAGATTTACCTGATGGATAACCCGCTGTTGCGCGAGCCACTCAGGCCGGAACATATTAAACCGCGTCTGCTGGGTCACTGGGGCACGACGCCCGGACTGAATTTTATCTACGCCCACCTCAACCGTGTTATCCGCAAACAGAACCTGGATATGATCTATATCTGCGGGCCAGGCCATGGCGGTCCCGGCATGGTGGCGAATACCTGGCTGGAGGGCAGCTACAGCGAAATTTATCCGCTCATCTCTCAGGATGCGGCGGGCATGCAGCGCCTGTTTAAACAGTTCTCCTTTCCTGGCGGCATTCCCAGCCACGCGGCACCGGAAACGCCGGGCTCGATTAATGAAGGCGGTGAACTGGGCTACTCACTCTCTCATGCCTTTGGTGCAGCCTTCGATAATCCCGATCTGCTGGTGCCGTGCGTGATTGGCGACGGCGAAGCGGAAACCGGGCCGCTGGCTTCCAGCTGGCACGGCATCAAATTCCTCAATCCTGAACGTGACGGCGCGGTGCTGCCGATTCTGCATCTTAACGGCTACAAAATTGCCAACCCGACGCTACTGGGTCGAAGCAGCGATGAGGATCTGCACCAGCTATTCAGCGGCTATGGTTATGAGCCCATATTCGTCTGCGGGCATGAGCCGGAAAAAATGCATCCTCTGATGGCGGAGGCACTGGATAACGCCTTCAGTAAGATCGCTGAGTATCAGCGTGAGGCACGCAGCGGCAATGCCAGCACCGACGTGCCGCGCTGGCCGATGATTATCCTGCGTAGCCCCAAAGGCTGGACCGGCCCTGAAACGGTCGATGGCAAGAAAGTGGAGAATTTCTGGCGCGCGCATCAGGTGCCGGTCGCGGCCTGTCGTGAAGATGAAGGTCATCGCCAGATCCTTGAGACGTGGATGCGCAGCTATCAGCCCGACGACCTGTTTGATGAACAGGGTCGCCTGAAGCCGGAACTGCAGGCGCTGGCACCGGAAGGCGATAAACGCATGGGCGCTTCACCTTATGCTAATGGTGGCCTGCTGCGCCGTGAGCTGGATGCACCCGGCATTGCGGAGTTTGCCTGCGATGTCAGCGAGCCAGGCGCACAGATGGCGCAGGCCACTGAGCATCTGGGTCGCTATCTCAGCGTACTGTTCCAGCGTAACCGCGATAATTTCCGCCTGTTTGGCCCGGATGAAACGGCCTCTAACCGCCTGACGCCGGTCTTTGACGTGACCAGCCGCACCTGGCTGGAACGAATCGAGCCGTACGATGAGCAGCTGGCGCGAGATGGCCGGGTGATGGAAATCCTCAGTGAGCATCAGTGTCAGGGCTGGCTTGAAGGCTATCTGCTGACCGGCCGCCACGGGCTGTTCAACTGCTATGAAGCTTTTATTCACATCGTCGATTCGATGTTTAACCAGCACGCTAAGTGGCTGAAAGTGACGCGCAAGCTGGGCTGGCGTAAACCGATTTCGTCGCTGAATTACCTGCTCTCTTCGCACGTCTGGCGTCAGGACCACAATGGCTACAGTCATCAGGATCCGGGCTTTATCGATCATGTTGCCAACAAGAAAGCAGACATCGTGCGCATCTATCTGCCGCCCGATGCCAATACGCTGCTTTGGGTGGGCGATCACTGCCTGCGCACCTGGGACCGCATCAATGTGATTGTGGCGGGCAAACAGCCTGCGCCGCAGTGGCTGGATATGGCCAGTGCCGTGACCCATTGTGAAGCGGGTATGGGCGAGTGGCGCTGGGCGGGCACCACGCCGGCACATGACCAGCCAGATGTGGTGATGGCCTGCGCCGGTGATGTCCCAACTATGGAGACGATGGCGGCGGTCGATCTGCTGCGTGAGATGCTGCCTGAACTGCGCATCCGCGTGGTGAACGTGGTCGATCTGCTGGCACTGCAGCCGGAAGATCAGCATCCGCATGGCAAATCTGATGCGGAGTTCGACGCGCTGTTTACCCAGGATAAACCGGTGATTTTTGCTTTCCACGGCTATCCGACGCTGATACATCGCCTGACCTATTCCCGAACCAACCACCGCAACTTCCATGTGCGCGGCTTTAACGAAGAGGGAACCACCACCACGCCATTTGATATGACGGTACTGAACGAGCTTGACCGCTATCATCTGGCGCAGGAGGCGATTCTGCGCGTGCCGGGCCTGGCCGACGCGCATCCTGAGCTGCTGGAGGATTTACAGCAGCGTCTGGCGGAACATCATCGCTATGTCCGTGAGCATGGCGAAGATTTGCCGGAGGTGCAGAACTGGAAATGGCCGTCGGCCACTGCACCGGGTGTGCCCGATTAA
- the mqo gene encoding malate dehydrogenase (quinone): MSNSAVNLALAMSAMAKDTTTAQERKDVDVLLIGAGVMSATLGAWLQDLEPDWSIEMVERLDSVAEESSNGWNNAGTGHAALAELNYTPQQADGSIDISKAITINESFQISRQFWAYQVQKGNLRNPKSFIHSTPHMSFVWGDDNVDFLRKRFKALQKSTLFRGMAYSEDPQQIARWIPLVMNGRDRRQKVAATWTEMGTDVNFGEITRQLIATLEKKENFQLRLRQEVRELKQLADGRWQVTLQCLNSGTRRTLTAGKIFIGAGGAALPLLQKAGIPEANGYAGFPVGGSFLVTENPQVVEQHMAKVYGKASVGAPPMSVPHVDTRVLDGKQVLLFGPFATFSTRFLKQGSLMDMFTSLNSSNMLPMVKVGLKSFDLVKYLMDQVLQSDRDRMDALRAYVPQAKQEDWRLVTAGQRVQIIKKDEKEGAVLRLGTEVVASQDGTISALLGASPGASTAAPIMLELLHKVCPEQMASPEWQNKIRAVVPSWGRKLNGDVALTEKVLAETSRILQLDYSPVTPMAANDEGRETAFVVGK, from the coding sequence ATGAGCAATTCAGCTGTAAACCTTGCGCTCGCGATGAGTGCCATGGCAAAGGACACCACTACTGCGCAGGAGCGCAAAGACGTTGACGTGCTGCTGATTGGTGCTGGTGTGATGAGCGCTACCCTCGGTGCATGGCTGCAGGATTTAGAGCCGGACTGGTCCATCGAAATGGTGGAGCGGCTCGATAGCGTGGCCGAAGAATCCTCCAACGGCTGGAATAACGCGGGCACCGGTCATGCGGCGCTGGCGGAGCTGAACTATACGCCTCAGCAGGCGGATGGCAGCATCGACATCTCTAAAGCGATAACGATCAACGAATCGTTTCAGATTTCCCGCCAGTTCTGGGCTTATCAGGTTCAGAAAGGCAACCTGCGCAATCCCAAAAGCTTTATTCATAGCACGCCGCACATGAGCTTTGTCTGGGGCGACGACAATGTCGACTTCCTGCGCAAGCGCTTCAAAGCGTTGCAGAAAAGCACTCTGTTCCGCGGCATGGCCTACTCCGAAGATCCGCAGCAGATTGCTCGCTGGATCCCGCTGGTAATGAATGGCCGTGACCGTCGACAGAAAGTGGCCGCGACCTGGACGGAGATGGGCACCGATGTGAACTTCGGTGAAATCACCCGTCAGTTAATCGCCACGTTAGAGAAGAAAGAAAATTTCCAGCTGCGTCTCCGTCAGGAAGTGCGTGAGCTGAAACAGCTGGCTGATGGTCGCTGGCAGGTCACGCTGCAGTGTCTGAACAGCGGCACGCGTCGCACGCTGACCGCAGGCAAAATTTTTATCGGTGCGGGTGGTGCGGCGTTACCGCTGCTGCAGAAGGCCGGCATTCCTGAAGCCAACGGCTACGCCGGTTTCCCTGTGGGTGGTTCGTTCCTGGTCACGGAAAACCCGCAGGTCGTCGAGCAGCACATGGCCAAAGTCTACGGCAAAGCCAGCGTGGGTGCGCCACCCATGTCCGTGCCACACGTCGACACCCGCGTGCTGGATGGCAAGCAGGTGTTGCTGTTTGGCCCATTTGCCACCTTCTCGACCCGATTCCTGAAGCAGGGTTCGCTGATGGATATGTTCACTTCACTGAACAGCAGCAATATGCTGCCGATGGTTAAAGTCGGGCTGAAAAGCTTTGATCTGGTGAAATACCTGATGGATCAGGTACTGCAAAGCGACCGCGACCGCATGGACGCGCTGCGTGCCTATGTGCCGCAGGCGAAACAGGAGGACTGGCGCCTTGTCACAGCCGGTCAGCGTGTGCAGATCATCAAAAAAGATGAGAAAGAGGGCGCTGTGTTGCGTCTGGGCACCGAAGTGGTCGCTTCACAGGATGGTACGATTTCAGCTCTGCTGGGTGCCTCGCCGGGCGCGTCTACGGCAGCACCGATCATGCTGGAGCTGCTGCACAAGGTCTGTCCTGAGCAGATGGCTTCGCCGGAATGGCAGAACAAAATCCGTGCGGTGGTCCCCTCCTGGGGTCGTAAGCTGAACGGCGACGTGGCGCTGACAGAAAAAGTGTTAGCTGAAACCAGCCGTATTCTCCAGCTCGACTACTCGCCGGTCACCCCGATGGCGGCCAACGATGAAGGACGGGAAACCGCATTCGTCGTCGGCAAGTAA
- a CDS encoding carboxymuconolactone decarboxylase family protein, which translates to MSERIDFHLAAPAGMKALGGVYSYLAQTDLPLTLLELLFLRISQINGCAYCIDMHTKALNKSGMSWDKIVLTPVWHESGTLFSEKEKAALHWAECLTLIAQQGAPDACYAALTAEFSEKEIVDLNIAIGLMNTYNRMAISLKKLPASANQS; encoded by the coding sequence ATGAGCGAACGTATCGATTTTCACCTTGCAGCACCGGCAGGCATGAAAGCGCTGGGCGGCGTATACAGTTATCTGGCACAAACCGATCTGCCACTCACTTTACTGGAACTGCTGTTCCTGCGCATTTCCCAGATTAACGGCTGCGCCTACTGCATTGATATGCATACTAAAGCGCTGAATAAATCGGGTATGAGCTGGGATAAGATCGTGCTAACCCCGGTCTGGCATGAATCGGGGACGCTGTTCAGTGAGAAAGAGAAGGCCGCTCTCCACTGGGCTGAATGCCTGACGCTGATTGCTCAGCAGGGTGCGCCAGACGCCTGCTATGCGGCACTGACAGCCGAGTTCAGTGAGAAAGAGATTGTCGATCTGAACATCGCGATTGGCCTGATGAACACCTATAACCGCATGGCGATAAGTCTGAAAAAGCTGCCTGCCAGCGCGAATCAGTCATAG
- a CDS encoding MFS transporter, whose translation MEKTSVTGRDSVTGDTPPGQDFVPMRSDVVRSPRIRKVQITAMLLLLFAAIINYLDRSSLSVANMTIRDEMGLSATEIGFLLSAFSLAYGLAQLPCGALLDRKGPRIMLGIGMFIWSLFQAASGLVHNFTQFILVRIGLGIGEAPMNPCGVKVINDWFNIKDRGMPMGMFNAASMIGLSVAPPILAAMMLVMGWRGMFVTIGILGMFLAIGWYMIYRDRDNNTLSAEEIHYLQAGSVASRKEPISFKEWRGLFKQRTMWGMMIGFSGINYTAWLYIAWLPGYLQSTYHLDLKSTGLLAAIPFLFGAAGMLLNGYVVDSLVRRGFNAVKTRKVCIVSGMLLSAGFTAVVTRATDTTSAVTLIGMALFCIHFAGTSCWGLIHANVTARMTASVGSIQNFASFIFASFAPVITGWVLDTTKSFSLALMICACVTLVGALAYLLLVRQPITDGE comes from the coding sequence ATGGAAAAGACCTCAGTAACCGGTCGCGACAGCGTGACCGGCGACACGCCACCAGGCCAGGATTTCGTGCCAATGCGCAGCGATGTGGTGCGTTCACCGCGTATCCGCAAAGTGCAGATTACGGCGATGCTGCTGTTGCTGTTCGCCGCCATCATCAACTATCTGGATCGCAGCTCGCTGTCGGTCGCGAACATGACCATCCGCGATGAGATGGGGCTAAGCGCCACCGAAATCGGCTTCCTGCTTTCTGCTTTTTCGCTGGCGTATGGCCTGGCGCAGTTGCCGTGTGGCGCGCTGCTGGATCGTAAAGGGCCGCGCATTATGCTCGGCATCGGCATGTTTATCTGGTCGCTGTTCCAGGCCGCCTCGGGTCTGGTGCATAACTTTACCCAGTTCATCCTGGTGCGTATCGGCCTGGGTATTGGCGAAGCGCCGATGAACCCGTGCGGCGTGAAAGTGATCAACGACTGGTTCAACATTAAAGATCGCGGCATGCCGATGGGGATGTTCAATGCCGCCTCAATGATTGGACTGTCGGTAGCGCCGCCGATTCTGGCTGCGATGATGCTGGTGATGGGCTGGCGTGGCATGTTCGTCACCATCGGTATCCTCGGCATGTTCCTCGCTATCGGCTGGTATATGATTTACCGCGACCGCGACAATAACACCCTGAGCGCCGAAGAGATCCACTATCTGCAGGCCGGCAGCGTGGCGTCGCGGAAAGAGCCGATCAGCTTCAAAGAGTGGCGTGGCCTGTTTAAGCAGCGCACCATGTGGGGCATGATGATTGGCTTCAGCGGCATCAACTACACCGCGTGGCTCTATATCGCCTGGCTGCCGGGCTACCTGCAGTCCACCTATCATCTCGATCTGAAAAGTACTGGCCTGCTGGCGGCGATTCCGTTCCTGTTTGGTGCAGCGGGCATGCTGCTGAATGGCTATGTGGTTGACTCGCTGGTGCGTCGTGGCTTTAACGCCGTAAAAACCCGCAAAGTCTGCATCGTCAGTGGGATGCTGCTGTCAGCCGGATTCACCGCCGTGGTGACCCGCGCGACCGATACCACCAGCGCCGTGACGCTGATTGGCATGGCGCTGTTCTGTATCCATTTCGCCGGCACCTCATGCTGGGGATTGATCCACGCCAACGTCACCGCCCGCATGACCGCTTCGGTCGGCAGCATCCAGAACTTTGCCAGCTTTATCTTCGCCTCGTTCGCGCCAGTGATCACCGGCTGGGTGCTCGACACCACCAAATCGTTCAGCCTGGCGCTAATGATCTGTGCCTGCGTCACGCTGGTTGGCGCACTCGCCTACCTGCTGCTGGTGCGCCAGCCCATCACCGACGGCGAATAA
- a CDS encoding DUF1158 domain-containing protein, with product MNSPFETLVVPGGILLLGFLSALLLPAPAFSVTVAQHLLQMFHLQDLNQLYTVVFCIWFLLLGAIEFFVIRFVWRRWFRG from the coding sequence ATGAATAGCCCTTTTGAAACGTTGGTTGTGCCTGGTGGCATTTTGCTGCTGGGCTTTCTCTCGGCGCTGCTGCTGCCCGCGCCCGCTTTTAGCGTGACAGTAGCGCAGCATCTGTTGCAGATGTTCCATTTACAGGATCTGAATCAGCTCTATACGGTGGTGTTTTGCATCTGGTTTTTGCTACTGGGCGCCATAGAGTTTTTTGTTATCCGCTTTGTCTGGCGTCGCTGGTTCAGGGGCTGA
- a CDS encoding alpha/beta fold hydrolase has translation MIQKHRRKQAAIVAGVGLGVAATLWGMKRWQQLKQTPPVLPRSHHAGLAGYFQQVGDWRMFTRVTPNEDQGLPVVLIHGLVMSGRAMEPLALALGRDYHVLVPDLPGFGASTLPPSAPIMTVDQQADALWLWLQHNGFQRAIWVGNAFGCQILAALAVKYPQAVAGLVLQGPTVDRHARSLTRQFWRNWRNRGLEAHRSPGSLACIDYAKAGLWRAFGTLRVMMRDHIEHRLTYINAPTLLLRGSRDPVCPARWLDELAALMPRSERLTLRDGTHTLHYVYPWSFCNAIRPFVARIQQENQHE, from the coding sequence ATGATCCAGAAGCATCGACGAAAACAGGCAGCGATTGTGGCAGGCGTGGGATTAGGTGTAGCGGCTACGCTTTGGGGTATGAAACGCTGGCAGCAACTGAAGCAGACGCCGCCGGTGTTGCCGCGCAGTCACCACGCCGGGCTGGCGGGTTATTTCCAGCAGGTGGGCGACTGGCGCATGTTTACGCGTGTCACACCTAATGAGGATCAGGGACTGCCGGTGGTGCTGATTCACGGGCTGGTGATGTCGGGCCGGGCGATGGAGCCGCTCGCACTGGCACTGGGCCGCGACTATCACGTACTGGTGCCGGATCTGCCTGGTTTTGGGGCCAGCACGCTGCCACCTTCCGCACCCATCATGACGGTGGATCAGCAGGCTGATGCGCTCTGGCTCTGGCTGCAGCACAACGGGTTTCAGCGTGCCATCTGGGTGGGCAATGCGTTTGGCTGCCAGATTCTGGCTGCGCTGGCGGTGAAATATCCGCAGGCGGTAGCGGGGCTGGTCTTGCAAGGGCCGACGGTGGATCGCCATGCGCGCAGTCTGACACGCCAGTTCTGGCGCAACTGGCGCAATCGTGGTCTGGAGGCGCATCGCTCGCCGGGTTCGCTGGCGTGCATCGACTACGCCAAGGCCGGGCTATGGCGCGCGTTCGGCACATTACGCGTCATGATGCGCGACCATATTGAGCATCGCCTCACTTACATCAACGCGCCAACGCTGCTGCTGCGTGGCTCGCGTGATCCAGTCTGCCCGGCACGCTGGCTGGATGAGCTCGCCGCGCTGATGCCGCGCAGCGAACGTCTGACGCTGCGCGATGGTACCCACACGCTGCACTACGTCTATCCGTGGAGTTTCTGCAACGCCATCCGCCCGTTCGTGGCGCGCATTCAGCAGGAGAATCAGCATGAGTAA